One genomic segment of Mycolicibacterium psychrotolerans includes these proteins:
- a CDS encoding ArsB/NhaD family transporter: MTVLAIAVFVIAYALIASDRVNKTLAALGGAAIVVAVGLLGSEDVFFSRETGIDWDVIFLLFGMMIIVSVLRQTGVFEYVAIWAAKRAGGSPLRIMILLVLVTAAASALLDNVTTVLLIAPVTLLVCDRLAINPVPFLMAEVFASNIGGASTLVGDPPNIIIASRAGLTFNDFLVHMLPIIVVILAVFVGLLPWLFRGSFDVRPERVADVMSLQEREAIRDPALLIKSGVVLMLVFAAFIGHSLLHIEPSLVALLGAGILILISRLDRRDYLDSVEWETLLFFAGLFVMVGALVKTGVIARLAESAVEVTGGNPLAAVMLVLGVSAPVSGIIDNIPYVATMTPIVSELASELSDPTHSGALWWALALGADLGGNLTAVGASANVVMLGIARRADHPISFWEFTRKGVVVTAMSVALSAVYLWVRYFVIG, encoded by the coding sequence GTGACGGTTCTTGCGATCGCGGTGTTCGTGATCGCCTATGCGCTCATCGCCAGCGACCGTGTCAACAAGACGCTGGCGGCGCTCGGCGGCGCGGCGATCGTGGTCGCCGTCGGCCTGCTGGGCTCAGAAGACGTGTTCTTCTCCCGCGAGACCGGGATCGACTGGGACGTCATCTTCCTGCTGTTCGGCATGATGATCATCGTCAGCGTGCTGCGTCAGACCGGCGTCTTCGAATACGTCGCGATCTGGGCGGCCAAGCGGGCGGGCGGTTCGCCCCTGCGCATCATGATCCTGCTCGTGCTGGTGACCGCGGCGGCGTCCGCCCTGCTCGACAACGTCACCACCGTGTTGCTGATCGCGCCTGTCACGCTTCTGGTGTGCGACCGGCTGGCGATCAACCCGGTCCCCTTCTTGATGGCCGAGGTGTTCGCCTCCAACATCGGCGGTGCGTCCACCCTGGTGGGTGACCCGCCGAACATCATCATCGCCAGCCGGGCCGGACTCACGTTCAACGACTTCCTCGTCCACATGTTGCCGATCATCGTGGTGATCCTGGCGGTCTTCGTCGGTCTGTTGCCATGGCTGTTCCGCGGGTCTTTCGACGTCCGGCCGGAGCGGGTGGCCGATGTGATGTCCCTGCAGGAACGAGAAGCGATCCGCGACCCGGCCCTGCTGATCAAATCCGGTGTGGTGCTGATGCTCGTCTTCGCCGCGTTCATCGGGCATTCGCTGCTGCACATCGAACCGTCGCTCGTGGCGTTGCTCGGTGCGGGGATCCTGATCCTGATCTCCCGCCTGGACAGAAGGGACTACCTCGACAGCGTCGAGTGGGAGACGTTGCTGTTCTTCGCGGGGCTCTTCGTGATGGTGGGAGCGCTGGTGAAGACCGGCGTGATCGCCCGACTGGCCGAATCGGCGGTCGAGGTCACCGGTGGGAACCCCTTGGCGGCGGTCATGCTGGTCCTCGGCGTGTCCGCACCGGTTTCCGGAATCATCGACAACATCCCCTACGTGGCGACGATGACGCCGATCGTGAGCGAACTGGCCTCGGAGCTGTCGGATCCCACACATTCCGGTGCGCTGTGGTGGGCGCTCGCCCTCGGCGCGGACCTCGGCGGGAATCTGACGGCCGTGGGAGCGAGCGCGAACGTGGTGATGCTGGGCATCGCGCGCCGCGCCGACCACCCGATCTCGTTCTGGGAGTTCACCCGCAAGGGAGTCGTCGTCACCGCGATGTCGGTCGCGTTGTCCGCGGTGTACCTGTGGGTGCGGTACTTCGTCATCGGGTGA